In Stutzerimonas stutzeri, a genomic segment contains:
- the tolQ gene encoding protein TolQ: protein MEANVDHMSMWSLISNASFVVQLVMLILVGASVTSWIIIFQRGNMLRAAKRSLDTFEERFWSGIDLSKLYRQAGSNPDPDSGVEQIFRAGFKEFSRLRQQQGVDPDAVMDGVNRAMRVAISREEEKLDQSLPFLATVGSTSPYIGLFGTVWGIMNSFRGLAQVQQATLATVAPGIAEALIATAIGLFAAIPAVIAYNRFSARGEMLIGRYYTFADEFQAILHRKVHTTED from the coding sequence GTGGAAGCCAACGTCGATCATATGTCCATGTGGAGCCTGATCAGCAACGCCAGCTTTGTGGTTCAGTTGGTCATGCTGATCCTGGTGGGCGCCTCGGTGACCTCTTGGATCATCATATTTCAGCGCGGCAACATGCTGCGTGCTGCCAAGCGTTCGTTGGACACTTTTGAAGAGCGCTTCTGGTCAGGTATCGACCTTTCCAAACTGTACCGCCAGGCGGGCAGCAACCCGGATCCGGATTCCGGTGTCGAGCAGATCTTCCGTGCCGGCTTCAAGGAATTTTCCCGTCTGCGTCAGCAGCAGGGCGTTGACCCGGATGCAGTGATGGACGGCGTTAACCGCGCGATGCGCGTTGCGATCTCACGCGAAGAAGAGAAGCTCGACCAGAGTCTGCCATTTCTCGCCACTGTCGGTTCCACAAGCCCCTATATCGGCCTGTTCGGTACCGTCTGGGGCATCATGAACTCCTTCCGCGGCTTGGCGCAGGTTCAGCAGGCGACCTTGGCCACTGTGGCGCCAGGTATCGCCGAGGCGCTCATTGCCACTGCCATCGGTCTGTTTGCAGCGATTCCGGCAGTTATTGCCTACAACCGCTTCTCGGCGCGTGGCGAAATGCTCATCGGCCGCTATTACACCTTCGCCGATGAGTTCCAGGCGATCCTCCATCGCAAAGTTCACACCACTGAAGATTGA
- the tolR gene encoding protein TolR, with protein sequence MARIRNRRKPVAEMNVVPYIDVMLVLLVIFMVTAPMLNQGVKVDLPKVSSEVLPQDNDARVLTISIKADKTYYWNIGSEVDTETVQDKALTLDEMTKAVTAIMNQNRSQGKQVQVFVRGDKAVDYGSVMSAMGGLQEAGVGNVGLITEAP encoded by the coding sequence ATGGCAAGAATTCGCAACAGACGCAAACCTGTCGCCGAGATGAACGTGGTGCCCTACATCGACGTGATGTTGGTGCTGCTGGTTATCTTCATGGTGACCGCGCCGATGCTTAATCAGGGTGTGAAGGTCGACCTGCCCAAGGTCAGCAGCGAAGTCCTGCCTCAGGATAACGATGCCCGCGTGTTGACTATTTCGATCAAGGCGGACAAGACCTACTACTGGAACATCGGTAGCGAAGTGGATACTGAAACCGTGCAGGACAAGGCGTTGACGCTCGACGAGATGACCAAGGCGGTCACCGCGATCATGAACCAGAACCGCAGCCAGGGTAAGCAGGTGCAAGTGTTCGTGCGAGGCGACAAGGCAGTGGATTACGGATCGGTGATGTCGGCCATGGGTGGACTGCAGGAAGCGGGTGTGGGTAACGTCGGCCTGATCACCGAGGCGCCTTGA
- a CDS encoding HIT family protein, protein MFVLDSRLEHDTLKLGDFPLCQLLLMNDANYPWFILVPRREEVSELFQLDPADQQALWREATALAETLKDTFGADKMNVATLGNMVSQLHMHVIARRRGDAAWPAPVWGRHPASPYRDAQVDAIRQKLKLVLTDNFCFAE, encoded by the coding sequence ATGTTCGTTCTTGATTCACGGCTGGAGCACGACACGCTAAAGCTAGGCGATTTTCCGTTATGTCAGTTGCTTTTGATGAATGATGCCAATTACCCCTGGTTCATTCTCGTACCCCGTCGCGAAGAGGTCAGTGAGCTGTTTCAGCTGGACCCGGCGGATCAGCAAGCGTTGTGGCGAGAGGCAACGGCGTTGGCCGAAACGTTGAAAGACACCTTTGGCGCGGACAAGATGAATGTCGCGACGCTGGGTAATATGGTGAGTCAGCTGCATATGCATGTGATCGCCCGGCGCCGGGGAGATGCTGCCTGGCCGGCACCCGTCTGGGGACGTCATCCGGCGAGCCCTTACCGTGACGCGCAGGTAGACGCGATCAGGCAGAAGCTGAAACTGGTACTTACCGATAATTTTTGTTTTGCGGAGTGA
- the ruvC gene encoding crossover junction endodeoxyribonuclease RuvC, with translation MTLILGIDPGSRITGYGIVRDTGRNCEYVASGCIRTGSGELSARLQAVFTGVSEVIRLHGPVTMGIEQVFMARNADSALKLGQARGAAIVAAAEQGLEIAEYTATQVKQAIAGTGGADKHQVQMMVMHLLKLVQKPQIDASDALAIALCHAHHRQSLIPHGLSGAKRRGGRLRL, from the coding sequence ATGACGCTTATCCTGGGGATCGACCCCGGCTCACGAATCACCGGCTACGGGATCGTGCGCGATACCGGCCGCAACTGCGAATATGTGGCATCCGGCTGTATCCGCACCGGCAGCGGTGAGTTATCGGCTCGGCTGCAAGCGGTATTCACCGGCGTCAGCGAGGTGATTCGCCTGCACGGCCCGGTCACCATGGGGATCGAACAGGTTTTCATGGCACGCAACGCGGATTCTGCGCTCAAGCTGGGGCAGGCGCGTGGTGCCGCCATCGTGGCCGCCGCGGAGCAGGGGTTGGAAATTGCCGAATACACCGCCACGCAGGTCAAGCAGGCCATTGCCGGAACGGGCGGTGCCGATAAACATCAGGTACAGATGATGGTCATGCATTTGCTGAAACTGGTGCAGAAGCCGCAGATCGATGCGTCCGATGCGCTGGCGATCGCCTTATGCCACGCCCATCATCGGCAGAGCCTGATTCCGCATGGCCTAAGCGGTGCCAAGCGTAGGGGCGGGCGCCTGCGCCTGTAG
- a CDS encoding cold-shock protein — translation MLKIIHVLVGVAALALSFIPSLTGAIPLLLQPDALCLLLLGLLNVQFASSAQLNNGGRSRPVLLAAAVLLIAAAAIQAAILLFPIAAIAGQPATLASLTLTFIAVLLQLATTQSTDMRTTGHKPASNALKNQHKRATAPAAGREAGTVKWFNTSKGFGFISRDSGDDVFVHFRAIRGEGHRVLVEGQRVEFSIMMRDKGLQAEDVVPTQSGE, via the coding sequence ATGCTTAAAATCATCCATGTGTTAGTGGGCGTTGCAGCTCTGGCGCTGTCATTCATACCCAGCCTCACCGGCGCAATCCCACTCCTGTTACAGCCCGATGCATTGTGTCTGCTGCTCCTAGGCTTGCTGAACGTGCAGTTTGCCTCATCGGCGCAGCTGAATAACGGCGGGCGTAGCCGCCCCGTTCTACTGGCTGCAGCGGTACTGCTGATTGCCGCGGCGGCAATCCAGGCTGCAATACTGCTGTTCCCAATCGCCGCCATTGCAGGCCAGCCGGCGACCCTCGCCAGCCTCACGCTGACCTTTATCGCCGTACTGCTACAGCTGGCAACCACCCAATCTACAGACATGCGCACAACCGGCCACAAACCTGCCTCGAATGCCCTTAAAAACCAGCATAAGCGTGCCACAGCACCCGCCGCCGGCCGCGAAGCAGGTACGGTCAAATGGTTTAACACATCGAAAGGATTTGGCTTTATTTCCCGAGACAGTGGTGACGATGTTTTCGTCCACTTCAGGGCGATTCGGGGCGAAGGTCATCGGGTGCTGGTTGAAGGTCAACGTGTCGAATTCAGCATCATGATGCGCGACAAAGGCCTCCAGGCCGAAGACGTGGTCCCGACCCAGTCAGGCGAATGA
- a CDS encoding YebC/PmpR family DNA-binding transcriptional regulator, with protein MAGHSKWANIKHRKGRQDAKRGKIFTKLIRELTVAAKSGGIPADNPRLRLAVDKALVANMTRDTIDRAIARGAGTNEADNMAELTYEGYAPSGVAIIVEAMTDNRNRTAAEVRHAFSKHGGNLGTDGSVAYMFDRKGQISFAVGVDEDALMEAALEAGADDVEMGDDGSALVSTSFADFHAVNEALSTAGFKGEEADIAMIPSIAAPLADLETAQKVLRLIDALEDLDDVQNVYHNAEIPDELMEQLD; from the coding sequence ATGGCTGGTCATTCCAAATGGGCCAACATCAAGCATCGCAAGGGACGCCAGGACGCCAAGCGAGGCAAGATTTTCACCAAGCTCATTCGTGAGCTGACCGTTGCGGCGAAGAGCGGCGGTATTCCGGCAGACAATCCACGCCTGCGTCTAGCGGTCGACAAGGCGTTGGTCGCCAACATGACCCGCGACACCATCGATCGCGCTATTGCTCGCGGCGCCGGCACCAACGAAGCCGACAATATGGCTGAGCTGACTTATGAGGGTTACGCGCCCAGCGGCGTCGCCATCATCGTCGAGGCCATGACCGACAACCGTAACCGTACCGCGGCGGAAGTCCGTCATGCCTTCAGCAAGCACGGCGGCAATCTGGGTACCGACGGCTCGGTCGCCTACATGTTCGATCGCAAAGGCCAGATCAGCTTTGCTGTGGGCGTGGACGAGGACGCGCTGATGGAAGCGGCGCTGGAGGCTGGAGCCGACGATGTCGAAATGGGCGACGATGGTTCGGCCCTGGTGTCGACTAGTTTTGCCGATTTCCACGCGGTCAACGAAGCCCTGAGTACAGCGGGTTTCAAGGGAGAGGAGGCGGATATCGCCATGATTCCTTCGATCGCTGCGCCGCTCGCCGATCTTGAAACTGCCCAAAAGGTGCTGCGTCTGATCGATGCGCTGGAAGATCTGGATGATGTGCAGAACGTTTATCACAACGCCGAAATCCCCGACGAGCTCATGGAGCAGCTGGACTGA
- the ybgC gene encoding tol-pal system-associated acyl-CoA thioesterase gives MRAESHAQPFSHRCRVYYEDTDAGGIVYYVNYLKFMERARTERLRSLGFAQSQLVGEDLLFVVHSSEARYHAPARLDDELLVSADVVETKRASLRFKQQVRRAKDNLLLCEGQFVVACVRTESLKPRPIPEALRAAFVGSGLPPAGE, from the coding sequence ATGCGCGCGGAATCACATGCTCAACCGTTCTCTCACCGGTGTCGTGTCTACTACGAAGACACTGATGCGGGCGGCATCGTTTACTACGTCAATTATCTCAAGTTCATGGAGCGAGCCCGTACCGAGCGGTTGCGCAGCCTGGGTTTCGCCCAGTCTCAACTGGTGGGTGAAGATCTGCTGTTCGTCGTGCACTCCAGCGAAGCGCGTTACCACGCGCCGGCGAGGCTGGACGATGAATTGCTGGTTTCCGCTGACGTGGTAGAGACCAAGCGTGCAAGCCTGCGCTTCAAGCAGCAGGTGCGGCGAGCGAAGGATAATCTGCTGCTCTGCGAAGGGCAGTTCGTGGTGGCCTGTGTGCGCACCGAGAGTTTGAAACCCCGCCCTATTCCCGAAGCGCTGCGTGCTGCTTTCGTCGGGTCGGGTCTACCCCCAGCAGGAGAGTAA
- the aspS gene encoding aspartate--tRNA ligase: protein MMRSHYCGQLNESLDGQEITLCGWVHRRRDHGGVIFLDVRDREGLAQVVFDPDRAETFAAADKVRSEYVIKITGRVRLRPAGAVNPNMASGAIEVLGYELEVLNEAETPPFPLNEYSDVGEETRLRYRFIDLRRPEMAEKLKLRSSITTSIRRYLDENGFLDVETPILGRPTPEGARDYLVPSRTHPGTFFSLPQSPQLFKQLLMVAGFDRYYQIAKCFRDEDLRADRQPEFTQIDIETSFLEESDIIGITEGMVRKLFKEVLGVEFGEFPHMPFEEAMRRYGSDKPDLRIPLELVDVADQLQQVEFKVFSGPANDPKCRVAALRVPGGASMPRKQIDDYTKFVGIYGAKGLAYIKVNERAKGVEGLQSPIVKNIPEDKLNVILDRVGAVDGDIVFFGADKAKIVSEALGALRIKLGQDLKLLTCEWAPMWVVDFPMFEENDDGSLSALHHPFTAPKCTPEELEANPAGALSRAYDMVLNGTELGGGSIRIHRKEMQQTVFRILGIDEAEQNEKFGFLLDALKFGAPPHGGLAFGLDRLVMLMTGAQSIREVIAFPKTQSAADVMTQAPGAVDAKALRELHIRLREQPKAE from the coding sequence ATGATGCGCAGCCACTATTGCGGCCAGTTGAACGAAAGCCTGGACGGCCAGGAAATCACTCTTTGCGGCTGGGTTCACCGCCGTCGCGACCACGGCGGGGTTATCTTCCTCGATGTGCGAGATCGTGAAGGGTTGGCGCAGGTGGTGTTCGATCCTGATCGCGCCGAGACCTTCGCCGCAGCAGATAAGGTGCGCAGCGAATACGTCATCAAGATCACCGGCAGGGTGCGTCTACGTCCGGCCGGCGCGGTCAATCCGAACATGGCTTCGGGAGCAATCGAAGTGTTGGGGTATGAACTGGAGGTGCTCAACGAAGCAGAAACGCCACCGTTCCCACTCAACGAATACAGCGACGTCGGTGAGGAAACGCGCCTGCGCTATCGCTTCATCGATTTGCGTCGCCCGGAAATGGCCGAAAAGCTCAAGTTGCGCTCGAGCATCACCACCAGTATCCGTCGTTATCTCGACGAGAATGGCTTCCTCGATGTCGAGACGCCCATCCTGGGTCGTCCGACGCCTGAGGGTGCGCGCGACTACCTTGTGCCCAGCCGCACTCATCCCGGGACCTTCTTTTCGCTGCCGCAGTCGCCGCAGCTGTTCAAGCAGTTGCTGATGGTCGCGGGTTTCGATCGTTACTACCAAATCGCCAAATGTTTCCGCGATGAAGACCTGCGTGCCGACCGCCAGCCGGAGTTCACTCAGATCGATATCGAGACCAGCTTTCTTGAAGAGTCCGACATCATCGGCATCACCGAAGGCATGGTTCGCAAGCTGTTCAAAGAAGTGCTGGGCGTCGAGTTCGGCGAATTCCCGCACATGCCGTTCGAAGAGGCCATGCGCCGTTACGGTTCGGACAAGCCGGACCTGCGCATACCGCTGGAACTGGTGGATGTGGCCGATCAGTTGCAGCAAGTCGAGTTCAAGGTGTTCAGCGGCCCGGCCAACGATCCCAAGTGCCGCGTCGCCGCGCTACGCGTGCCTGGCGGTGCCAGCATGCCGCGCAAGCAGATTGACGATTACACCAAATTCGTCGGCATCTACGGCGCGAAGGGCCTGGCCTATATCAAAGTCAACGAGCGCGCCAAAGGCGTGGAGGGATTGCAGTCCCCGATCGTCAAGAATATTCCGGAAGACAAGCTGAATGTGATCCTCGATCGCGTCGGCGCGGTCGATGGCGATATCGTCTTCTTCGGTGCGGACAAGGCCAAGATCGTTTCCGAGGCCCTGGGCGCGTTGCGCATCAAGCTCGGTCAAGACCTGAAGCTGCTCACCTGCGAGTGGGCGCCGATGTGGGTCGTCGACTTCCCGATGTTCGAAGAGAACGATGATGGCTCGCTCAGCGCATTGCACCATCCGTTCACCGCGCCCAAGTGCACGCCGGAAGAGCTGGAGGCCAATCCCGCGGGCGCGCTGTCGCGGGCTTATGACATGGTACTCAACGGTACCGAGCTGGGCGGCGGGTCGATTCGTATCCACCGCAAGGAGATGCAGCAGACGGTATTCCGCATTCTGGGTATCGACGAGGCGGAGCAGAACGAAAAGTTCGGCTTCCTGCTCGACGCGCTCAAGTTCGGTGCGCCACCGCATGGTGGCCTGGCGTTCGGTCTCGATCGCCTGGTGATGCTGATGACCGGCGCGCAATCGATTCGCGAAGTCATCGCCTTCCCGAAAACCCAAAGTGCCGCGGACGTAATGACCCAGGCGCCGGGTGCGGTGGACGCCAAGGCGCTGCGAGAGCTGCATATTCGTCTGCGCGAGCAGCCGAAAGCCGAATGA
- the tolA gene encoding cell envelope integrity protein TolA, producing MQQSERSRSESLYWPTILAVGLHVIIFGMLFVSFAMTPELPPSKPFVQATLYQLKSQSQAKTQTNQKIAGEAQKTAAKQYETEQMEQRKVEQEKQAAAKAAEQKKADEARKAEVAKANAAKKAAEAQKAEEAKKAEQKKQADIAKKKAADEAEKKKAAEEAKKKAAAEAAKKKAADEAKKKAAAEAAKKKAAEEAKKKAAAEAARKAAEDKKAQALAELLSEDTERQQAMADTQGDQVAGNFDDLIRMRAAENWTRPPSARNNMSVTLRVNMLPDGTITTVNVSRSSGDTPFDSSAVAAVKNIGRLTEMQGLSAQDFQPYRSFTMTFTPEDLAL from the coding sequence ATGCAACAGTCGGAACGCTCGCGCTCTGAGAGCCTCTACTGGCCCACCATCTTGGCGGTGGGCCTGCATGTCATCATCTTTGGCATGCTGTTCGTCAGCTTCGCCATGACGCCCGAGTTGCCACCCTCCAAGCCTTTCGTCCAGGCCACCCTGTATCAGCTGAAATCCCAAAGCCAGGCGAAAACCCAGACCAATCAGAAGATTGCCGGCGAGGCGCAGAAAACCGCTGCCAAGCAGTACGAAACCGAGCAGATGGAACAGCGCAAGGTCGAGCAAGAAAAACAGGCCGCTGCTAAAGCTGCGGAACAAAAAAAGGCCGATGAGGCTCGAAAGGCCGAAGTGGCGAAGGCCAATGCCGCCAAAAAGGCCGCCGAAGCCCAAAAGGCCGAAGAGGCGAAAAAAGCCGAGCAGAAGAAACAGGCGGATATAGCCAAGAAAAAAGCAGCCGACGAAGCCGAAAAGAAAAAGGCCGCTGAGGAAGCGAAAAAGAAGGCTGCTGCCGAGGCTGCGAAAAAGAAAGCGGCGGACGAAGCGAAGAAAAAGGCGGCAGCTGAGGCCGCAAAGAAAAAGGCAGCGGAAGAAGCGAAGAAAAAAGCTGCAGCCGAGGCCGCCCGCAAGGCTGCTGAAGACAAGAAGGCGCAAGCGCTGGCCGAGCTGTTATCCGAAGATACGGAGCGGCAGCAGGCCATGGCTGACACTCAAGGCGATCAGGTCGCCGGCAACTTCGATGATCTGATTCGTATGCGTGCCGCGGAAAACTGGACTCGTCCACCGTCCGCGCGGAATAACATGTCGGTAACGCTTCGGGTCAACATGCTTCCAGATGGAACGATAACTACGGTGAACGTATCACGCTCCAGTGGTGACACGCCGTTCGACAGCTCCGCGGTAGCCGCGGTCAAGAATATTGGTCGGCTGACCGAAATGCAGGGACTCTCTGCTCAGGATTTTCAGCCGTATCGCTCGTTCACGATGACATTTACGCCTGAGGATCTTGCGTTGTGA
- a CDS encoding SlyX family protein has translation MELEQRITDLEARLAFQDDTIQTLNDVLVAQQRTVERLQAQLGMLARRQEEIQSRMGGEEDEAPPPHY, from the coding sequence ATGGAGCTGGAACAACGCATCACTGATCTCGAGGCACGCCTGGCATTTCAGGACGATACGATTCAGACCTTGAACGATGTGCTGGTTGCGCAGCAGCGTACTGTCGAGCGGCTGCAAGCGCAGTTGGGGATGCTCGCCAGGCGGCAAGAAGAGATACAGAGCAGGATGGGTGGCGAGGAAGATGAGGCGCCTCCGCCGCACTATTGA
- the ruvA gene encoding Holliday junction branch migration protein RuvA, with translation MIGRLRGTLAEKQPPHLILDVNGVGYEVEVPMTTLYRLPAIGETVTLHIHLVVREDAHLLYGFAEKRDRELFRELIRLNGVGPKLALALMSGLEVDELVRCVQAQDTSVLVKIPGVGKKTAERLLVELKDRFKAWETMPSIATLVVEPRGVVAVSSAENDAVSALISLGFKPQEASRAVSAVQEDDLSSEDLIRRALKGMV, from the coding sequence GTGATTGGACGTTTGCGCGGGACCTTGGCTGAAAAGCAGCCGCCTCACCTGATACTGGACGTGAATGGCGTCGGCTATGAGGTCGAGGTGCCAATGACCACGCTGTACCGCCTGCCTGCAATAGGCGAGACGGTGACGCTGCACATCCACCTGGTGGTACGTGAGGACGCGCACTTGCTGTATGGCTTCGCCGAGAAACGCGATCGCGAGCTGTTTCGCGAACTGATCCGCCTCAACGGTGTGGGCCCCAAGCTGGCGTTGGCGCTGATGTCGGGGCTTGAGGTGGACGAGTTGGTGCGCTGTGTCCAGGCGCAGGATACCTCCGTGCTGGTGAAGATTCCCGGCGTAGGTAAGAAAACCGCCGAACGCCTGCTGGTCGAGCTCAAGGACCGTTTCAAGGCGTGGGAAACCATGCCGTCCATCGCGACATTGGTGGTGGAACCTCGGGGAGTTGTGGCAGTCTCAAGCGCCGAGAATGACGCCGTGAGTGCCTTGATTTCCCTGGGTTTCAAGCCGCAGGAGGCCAGTCGCGCAGTATCCGCCGTACAGGAAGACGATTTGAGCAGTGAAGATTTGATCCGCCGTGCACTCAAGGGAATGGTCTAG
- the tolB gene encoding Tol-Pal system beta propeller repeat protein TolB, with translation MINYLRGFTVLLLFVLGSAVAQEKNIVVTSGTDRAIPIAVVPFGWQGGAVLPEDMAEIIGNDMRNTGVFQPIPKQNMISLPTRGSEIIFRDWKALGAQYVMVGNIEPSAGKLQIRYEVFNVTTEQQVMTGTVGGAQDQLRDMAHYAGDQAFEKLTGIKGAFSTRLLYVTVERLGGANTRYTLQRSDYDGARAVTLLQSREPILSPRYSPDGRRIAYVSFEQKRPRIFMQHIDTGRREQITNFEGLNGAPAFSPDGNRLAFVLSKDGNPEIYVMDLGSRQLQRLTNHYAIDTEPFWGADGRTIYFTSDRAGKPQIYKQSLGSNNAERVTFVGNYNANPKLSADEKTLVMIHRQEGYTNFKVAAQDLQRGNLRLLSETSLDESPTVAPNGTMLIYATRQQGRGVLMLVSINGRVRLPLPTAQGEVREPSWSPYLN, from the coding sequence GTGATCAATTACCTTCGAGGTTTTACCGTTCTTCTTCTGTTCGTGCTGGGCAGCGCCGTGGCGCAGGAAAAGAATATCGTCGTTACCAGTGGTACTGATCGCGCGATTCCGATCGCGGTTGTACCTTTTGGTTGGCAAGGCGGTGCTGTACTGCCTGAAGACATGGCCGAAATCATCGGCAACGATATGCGCAATACCGGCGTATTCCAGCCTATTCCAAAGCAGAACATGATCAGCCTGCCGACTCGTGGCAGTGAGATCATTTTTCGTGACTGGAAGGCGCTGGGTGCTCAGTACGTCATGGTTGGCAACATCGAGCCCTCCGCCGGCAAGCTGCAGATTCGCTACGAGGTGTTTAACGTCACTACTGAGCAACAGGTCATGACGGGCACCGTGGGTGGTGCGCAAGATCAACTGCGTGACATGGCGCACTACGCCGGGGACCAGGCGTTCGAAAAACTCACAGGCATCAAGGGTGCGTTCTCAACACGGCTGCTTTACGTCACCGTTGAGCGACTTGGCGGGGCCAATACACGCTACACCTTGCAGCGTTCCGATTACGACGGTGCGCGTGCAGTGACGTTGCTGCAATCGCGAGAGCCGATTCTGTCACCGCGCTATTCGCCGGATGGTCGCCGTATCGCCTACGTCTCGTTCGAGCAAAAACGCCCACGCATCTTCATGCAGCACATCGATACCGGTCGCCGTGAGCAGATTACCAATTTCGAAGGGCTCAACGGTGCGCCGGCATTCTCACCGGACGGCAATCGTCTGGCGTTCGTGCTGTCGAAGGATGGCAACCCGGAGATTTACGTGATGGATCTCGGCTCGCGCCAGCTACAACGGCTCACCAACCATTATGCGATCGATACAGAGCCTTTCTGGGGTGCTGACGGTCGGACTATTTACTTCACTTCGGATCGTGCCGGCAAACCTCAGATCTACAAGCAGAGTCTGGGTAGCAACAATGCCGAACGGGTAACCTTTGTGGGTAACTACAATGCCAATCCAAAGCTCTCCGCAGACGAGAAGACCTTGGTAATGATTCATCGTCAGGAAGGCTACACCAACTTCAAGGTGGCGGCGCAGGACCTACAGCGCGGCAATTTGCGACTACTCTCCGAGACAAGTTTAGATGAGTCGCCCACTGTTGCGCCTAATGGCACCATGCTAATCTACGCGACCCGCCAGCAGGGCCGGGGAGTCTTGATGCTCGTATCAATCAATGGTCGAGTTAGGCTCCCGCTTCCTACTGCTCAAGGCGAAGTCCGTGAGCCATCGTGGTCCCCTTACCTGAACTGA
- a CDS encoding Dps family protein: MEIDIGIAEQDRAAIADGLSRLLADTYTLYLKTHNFHWNVTGPMFNTLHTMFETQYTELATAVDDIAERIRALGFPAPGTYAAYAKLSSIKEQEGIPAADEMIKLLVEGQEAVVRTARGIFPLLEKVSDEPTADLLTQRMQIHEKTAWMLRSLLAA, encoded by the coding sequence ATGGAAATCGATATTGGTATTGCCGAGCAAGACCGCGCCGCTATCGCGGACGGTTTGTCCCGCCTGCTGGCCGATACCTACACGCTGTATCTGAAGACGCACAACTTCCACTGGAATGTGACGGGGCCGATGTTCAACACCCTCCATACCATGTTCGAGACCCAATACACGGAACTGGCCACCGCTGTCGATGACATTGCCGAGCGCATCCGCGCGCTGGGTTTCCCAGCCCCAGGTACCTATGCGGCCTATGCAAAGCTGTCATCAATCAAAGAGCAGGAGGGCATTCCAGCGGCAGATGAGATGATTAAGTTACTGGTTGAAGGGCAGGAGGCGGTTGTCCGTACGGCGCGCGGCATTTTTCCGCTACTGGAAAAAGTCAGCGATGAACCCACCGCCGACCTTCTGACTCAACGCATGCAGATCCATGAGAAAACCGCTTGGATGCTGCGCAGCTTGCTGGCGGCCTGA
- the ruvB gene encoding Holliday junction branch migration DNA helicase RuvB produces MIEADRLITATGRDREEQFDRAIRPLSLADYIGQPVVREQMDLFIRAARARKEALDHTLIFGPPGLGKTTLANIIAQEMGVSIKSTSGPVLERPGDLAALLTNLEEGDVLFVDEIHRLSPIVEEVLYPAMEDFQLDIMIGEGPAARSIKLDLPPFTLVGATTRAGMLTNPLRDRFGIVQRLEFYSTADLATIVMRSAGILGLPIEAEGALEIARRARGTPRIGNRLLRRVRDFAEVRGNGEITRRTADLALNMLDVDERGLDHQDRRLLLTLIEKFDGGPVGVDSLAAAISEERHTIEDVLEPYLIQQGYIMRTPRGRVVTRHAYLHFGLNLPKRLGDSPVDDLFGDDTA; encoded by the coding sequence GTGATCGAAGCTGATCGTCTGATTACTGCGACGGGTCGTGACCGCGAGGAGCAGTTCGACCGCGCCATACGACCGCTGAGTCTGGCCGATTACATCGGGCAGCCTGTCGTGCGCGAACAAATGGATCTTTTCATTCGCGCCGCTCGGGCGCGCAAGGAAGCCCTTGATCACACGCTCATCTTCGGTCCGCCAGGGCTCGGCAAGACCACGCTGGCCAATATCATCGCGCAGGAAATGGGGGTATCGATAAAGAGCACGTCAGGGCCGGTTCTCGAGCGTCCGGGCGATCTCGCTGCGTTGTTGACGAACCTGGAAGAAGGCGACGTACTCTTCGTAGACGAGATTCATCGGCTTTCGCCCATCGTAGAGGAGGTGCTTTATCCAGCGATGGAAGACTTCCAGCTGGACATCATGATCGGAGAGGGACCGGCGGCGCGTTCGATCAAGCTGGATCTGCCACCGTTTACCTTGGTTGGTGCGACCACGCGGGCCGGTATGCTCACCAATCCGCTGCGGGACCGTTTCGGGATCGTCCAGCGCCTCGAGTTCTACTCCACCGCCGATCTGGCGACAATCGTCATGCGGTCAGCGGGTATTCTCGGTCTGCCTATCGAAGCCGAGGGCGCGCTGGAGATTGCCCGTCGCGCCCGCGGTACGCCGCGTATCGGCAATCGTCTTCTGCGAAGGGTCCGCGATTTCGCCGAGGTTCGCGGCAATGGAGAGATCACCCGGAGAACGGCAGATCTCGCGTTGAACATGCTAGATGTCGATGAACGTGGCCTGGACCACCAGGACCGTCGACTGCTGTTGACCCTGATCGAGAAGTTCGACGGTGGCCCCGTAGGCGTCGACAGCCTCGCTGCCGCCATCAGCGAAGAGCGTCACACCATTGAGGATGTCCTTGAGCCCTATCTGATCCAGCAGGGCTACATCATGCGCACGCCCCGCGGTCGAGTGGTCACGCGTCACGCTTATCTGCATTTCGGCTTGAACCTGCCGAAACGCCTGGGCGATTCGCCAGTAGACGACCTCTTTGGCGATGACACGGCGTGA